In Hahella sp. HNIBRBA332, the genomic window AGTCACAGCCCACTAAACAGCGCAGTTCACCTGGCTGAAGCGCCATTCTGGAATGAAGCGCAACGCGAATTCATCATGCAAGCCTGGGAAGAGGACTCTGATTGGTGCGAAGCTATCGACGAACTCGACGCACTGCTTCGTCACTAGGTAGAAGCTTGCTCAGAAAGGATTTTTTATCAGTTTACATAGCGCCAGTCTGATAGGACGTTTCATTTTCAAAATAGTCGCCTAGGCCGCGCCAGACGGGCCTAGTCCAAACGGGTTGGGAGATTAATTCTTGCCGACAGACGTAGTATCATGCGCAATTCGCCGGCTTTGTTTGTAATCGGCCGCGGTTATCCCGCACACATCTTCAGCGCCTTGATCGACTGTCACGGCGAGCGTTTTGAGGCAGCGCCTCCATAATAGTTTTGCGCTACAGAAGTTGACCGGATTACACAATGCCACACCCATTTCACAGCTCAGCGCGGCGTCAGGATGAATCTCAATAATCAGCAATACATTTCGCATCGGCTAAGGCGCAGAACCCTGTTGGCCTATCTGTTGTTCGGCATGTTACTGGCCTGTGTCATGCTTGCGTTGAGCTGGCTGACACTGGAGCAGAAATGGCGTAGCGCCATGAACAACAGCGTCTCCATCATGCAGGAAGACCTGACTACGGCGTTGGCCGCTAAAAACGAATCCCAGGCTATCGCCACCTTACAGACCCTGAACAAACTGCTGCCGCTGCGGGAAGCCATTTTGCGGGAAAAACAGGGCGCGGTGTTGTTGCGCTACGAAATAGAGAGAAAAGAGGGCAGGCCCTGGCACGCCATATTTAGCTTCTTACCCGTAATCGGCGCGCAACTCTTTGAATTGCCAACCGCCGCCACGGCGCCTCAAAACGCAGCAAAAGGCGAACTCTGGGTAGAGCTGCAGCCCGCGGTATTGATGGAGGAACTCGCTCAGCAAACACTGCCTCTTTGGAGCACCGGACTGGCCTGCCTCATCATCCTTTACTTGTTCCACAGCATTCAGCTAAGCCAGGCCATTGAACGTCCGTTGCACGGCATCCTGCAGCGTTTGGCGCAGATTAACTACAATCGCCCCGCCAGACATTTGCTGCCTTTACGCGGAGCCCTGCGCATTCAGGATGAACTGGACGTACTGGCGTCGCACATTAACCAAATGTTGCTGGGTATCGATTCACAACTGCGACGTCGCAAAGAAATCGAAGACGAAATAAAAACCCACCGCCGTCATCTGGAAAAGCTGGTGCATGAGCGCACCTCCGAACTGGTGGAGTTAAACAAAAAGTTCGTGCAACAGCAGTTCGACGCCAAAGCCTCTGCTCTGGCGGCCAAACAGGCGCGCTGGGAGGCTGAGAAAGCCAATCAGGATAAAACCCGTTTTCTGGCGGCGGCCAGCCACGATTTACGCCAGCCGCTACACGCCATGAGCTTGTTTATCGAAGCCCTGCAGCCACAGCTGACCACCAGACAAGCGCAGGAAATCCATCGCAATCTGGCGCGCTCACTGGAAACCATGAAAGAGTTGTTCAACTCGCTTCTGGATATCTCCAAGCTCGAAGCCGGCGTACTCAAGCCGAAGAAGGAACACTTCCCGTTACAGCGTATTTATGACCGCCTGGAAGTAGTATTCCGTCAGCAGGCGATGGATAAAGGCCTGGACTTGCGTATTGTTCCCAGCCGCTCATTCATCTATTCCGACCCTCATTTGCTTGAGCAGGTGTTAGTGAATCTGGTTTCCAACGCCATTAAATACACAGAAAGCGGATTTATCTTTATTGGCTGCAAACGGGAAGGCAAGCGAGCCCGTCTGCTGGTTTGGGATAGCGGCCCCGGCATTCCGCCGGATGATCAAGGTTCCGTGTTTAAAGAGTTCGTACAGTTGAGCAATCCAGAGCGAGACCGCAGTAAAGGCTTGGGACTTGGCTTATCTATCGTCAAGCGCACCTGTCAGTTGCTGAATCATCCAATTCGCTTCTCTTCGCAGTTGGAGCAAGGCACCCGTTTTGAGATCATCGCGCCACTTGGACTGAACAAATCACAACGCCCCGCGCCCCCCAAGGCGACTGTTGCGCCACTGCGCTATGAAAGAGTGCTGGTAATCGACGACGACGCTTCCATCCTGCTGGGAATGAAAGCGCTGCTGGAATCATGGCAGTTGCAGCCCATACTCGCGAAGTCCATCGAAGAGGCGCTGGATCTTTGTAAGTCCTATAAGCAAAAGCCGGATCTGATTATCAGCGATCTGCGTCTACAGGCCGGTGTGACCGGGCTTGACGCGATTCAACGCATGCATCAGCACTTCCGCTCCAATATTCCTTCCCTGCTGATAACAGGGGATACGGCGCCGGACAGGGTGAAGCTGGCTTACGACTCCCCCTACCCACTGCTGCACAAACCAATCAAACCTGCGCAATTACGCTCGGTTTGCATGTCCGTCCTGAAAATGGGCGCGCCTCAGACCTCGTGATAGCGCTCTGGATCAGGAAGTACTTTTAAGGCTTCCTGATTCCCAGCCATCCTCCGCGATACATTTATCTTCCTGTTCGAGTAACCTGAATCGATAGCTGTGGCTGTGGCTGTGGCTGTGGCTGTGGCTGTGGCTGTGGCTGTGGCTGTGGCTGTGGCTGTGGCTGTGGCTGTGGCTGTGGCTGTGGCTGTGGCTGTGGCTGTGGCTGTGGCTGTGGCTGTGGCTGTGGCTGTGGCTGTGGCTGTGGAAGGCGATTATAGAAAGGGAGAAAGTGGTATAAGTAGGAGCTACCCGCAGCTCTGCGAGGGGGCAAAGACTACGGGAAGCATTTAGCTCAGAGACGCTTTTAAAGTAGTTTCAGTTCTCTGGCGCGATGAACCGCCTGGGTACGGTTGGCGGCGTTCAGTTCTCTGAAAATAGCGGCGATATGCGCCTTGATGGTGCCTGGCGCAATGCTTAACTTGGTGCCGATTTGCTTGTTCGACATCCCTTCCGCCAGCAGTCCCAACACCTCATGTTGGCGTGGAGTCAGGCAGATGTCGCCTGTGGGCATGCCTTCATCGTGTCCGGTGCGCAGCAATTCGTGCGGGATATAGACGCCACCGGAAAGCATTAGCTGGATCGCGCTGGCGATAACCGCATTTGAAGACGACTTGGGTACATAACCCAGCGCGCCCAATTGAATTGCGCCCTGAATCAAAGCCGCTTCCTCACTGGCGGAAATAACAGCGAAGG contains:
- a CDS encoding DUF2789 domain-containing protein — protein: MDTSTHNMNTLFAQLGLENDPAQVKQWISSHSPLNSAVHLAEAPFWNEAQREFIMQAWEEDSDWCEAIDELDALLRH
- a CDS encoding response regulator transcription factor; amino-acid sequence: MNNRFVITDDHGIFRSGLKLIISGLYPDAEILEAASGSEVFRLLNANTDVDLVLLDLSMPDSQGLELLRKLKQEFVMTPFAVISASEEAALIQGAIQLGALGYVPKSSSNAVIASAIQLMLSGGVYIPHELLRTGHDEGMPTGDICLTPRQHEVLGLLAEGMSNKQIGTKLSIAPGTIKAHIAAIFRELNAANRTQAVHRARELKLL
- a CDS encoding ATP-binding protein, with the translated sequence MNLNNQQYISHRLRRRTLLAYLLFGMLLACVMLALSWLTLEQKWRSAMNNSVSIMQEDLTTALAAKNESQAIATLQTLNKLLPLREAILREKQGAVLLRYEIERKEGRPWHAIFSFLPVIGAQLFELPTAATAPQNAAKGELWVELQPAVLMEELAQQTLPLWSTGLACLIILYLFHSIQLSQAIERPLHGILQRLAQINYNRPARHLLPLRGALRIQDELDVLASHINQMLLGIDSQLRRRKEIEDEIKTHRRHLEKLVHERTSELVELNKKFVQQQFDAKASALAAKQARWEAEKANQDKTRFLAAASHDLRQPLHAMSLFIEALQPQLTTRQAQEIHRNLARSLETMKELFNSLLDISKLEAGVLKPKKEHFPLQRIYDRLEVVFRQQAMDKGLDLRIVPSRSFIYSDPHLLEQVLVNLVSNAIKYTESGFIFIGCKREGKRARLLVWDSGPGIPPDDQGSVFKEFVQLSNPERDRSKGLGLGLSIVKRTCQLLNHPIRFSSQLEQGTRFEIIAPLGLNKSQRPAPPKATVAPLRYERVLVIDDDASILLGMKALLESWQLQPILAKSIEEALDLCKSYKQKPDLIISDLRLQAGVTGLDAIQRMHQHFRSNIPSLLITGDTAPDRVKLAYDSPYPLLHKPIKPAQLRSVCMSVLKMGAPQTS